ACATTTTATAAAGTTATCTACTAAATTTCAAGTACATTCTAATGGAGGTTTGCCACCAACGGACAGTCTCGCTGAAACTAGACCTCGTTCAAGCCTGGCTTTTATAATAATATTGCTCCCACGCCTCATGAACCGACGCCGCTGCGTCTCGCACCCGCGAGTTCACCACCGACGCCCGCGACATTGCGCGCCCACTGTCTCCTCGCAGCTCGCTCGAACGACGACACCGAAGCCGCCGCCGATCCGAGCTTGACCGACCCGAACAGCCCTCTCGCCCGACGCCCATCCGACCGTCGTGACCTCCGATCGCGACCCGTGTCGCAAGCCGGGGACCCGCGCCGCCGATCCGACCCGCCGCCGCTCCGCTGATCCGACCCGCCGCTGCTTCGCTCGTCCGCCAACAACGACCCACAACGCCTAAGCTCGCCGCGCCCACGCCGCCGAGCACCGACGCCGATCCGCCCAACGCCGGCCCCGCCCGTCCGGACCCGAGCCTCCCTAGCTCGCTTCGTGTTGCTGCCACCGTTGGTTCACCTTGGCCGGAGCTTCCTTTGCCGAACCGATTAGCCGGCCCTTGGAAATCCACGAGCGGTGTccggaaagaagaaaaacagaaaagaaaaagaaaatctgattaggtggtttttcttttctttaccttttttaatattctgttttagtggaattgttccttgatatattattgatatcccaatatgaaatagtcctcaagctagggattgacagtccgattttcgcgcccgaaatccgactcgcaatcccttataaaaatcgacaatttaatctcaagcccgagattcgattcgcaatttaatttaaaattggtcaacccgatctcatgcgcgagatatggttcactaatttttggatatcaatcttatcttgtttgatttgcaATCGTCAAGTTAGTTAAGTcgaatcttattttcgtaaaataaaaataaaaaaatcttaattaggattaggtttgttgtcatcttgcatatttaggatttgcaatcttattatgaatttttaaataaaataaaaaatgtgcattcatttaggttgttagttttttatttgaattgcatgttaattatgtgaaaattttaatttcgaaattaattaaaaaaaaccataaaaaatcattgtgcatattaggttagaattgcatgcttcattttaaatttagataatctttttaaagataaatggcattttagatttagataatgtcttagtttaaattaagatttaatatgacttaatccctagtttaaattagatagaatcttaatttagctagatcatttgaaatttcataaaatttgtcttaggataaattagttgcaatttctaggatagattgcatttttttaataaaaaatgtcatatgcatatgtcatgtagaattagggcattctttgcacgccattgcatgctaagattgcatattgtaggtttagataatttctcctaaatagattgcatgcttattagaaaataaaaatcatgtgcacgtcatatagaattagtttcatacaatgcacgtcatttagtgatttttgttaggtgcatttaattagaaattgcccgtcattagaattaggccattagattaatttagattgcatatttaaatgttgcatttcttaaatttcgaatctcatagaaaatacaaaaaaaattatttagaataaatcatctcatgcttagaatagattacatgcttagttatgccatattgcttaggtcatatagctaagtcatgttgccatgtcatatcatttcatgttaaattagtggcatgcattgcatattgcatgattttcattaattaagtgaaaacaaaacaaaaaattgcgtgttaattagaaatcatatttaagactgctgatgtgaattctaaattaacattgcagatgctttcgttgctttgaggtaagttctgcatcatttattcatttgctttcttgagtgttaaattggtggtttgcgtaccgcattgtcacctcacatgttaagaaattaaaatcaattcaagttgccaaacaattctttttaagataaaagataaaggtaccgaaagggcgttagagaaatctaatgtaaccaagtcccctgcttagtctctggttcgtaggagtaaagtaattcccccattattttacttaggtgtctaatcgacctaccataaactgattagtgacgactcctaaataaaatcaatttgcatgttaagaattcgaacctaagtcacgaatgggtatgggcttgggagaactcgagttaagtctaggcttaacaattcattagccaaaccctaggtggttcacacccgaaaaattggtcgcgacaagtGCTAATTGTCTTCCTAGTAATTGGGTAGCTAATCCGCCGACTGCCCTTTTTGATTTGTTATGTGCTGATGCTTTTGATGTATTAGCTCCAAACTTGACTAAGTAAATCAATAGTAATTGTgtattttcgaccaaaaaaaaatctttatattGACTTTCAATTATTTAACAGTGGAGGAGGTGAACAATGGACATTAGGAGGAAGGAGAGCCGCTGCGCCCATTGCTGGAATGTATTAGCTGGGTTTGGTTTGGCCACCCCATGATGTGGATTTTGATCCTATCCATCGCGTCAGTGGTTGCGGTGAGGACTTCTCTGATGTCGCCGTGTTCACAGCAGGGTATTAGCCCTTCAGAGCATGCATTCGAAGGCATTTGGCTTTTGCCTTCTAATCTCGAGACCACAAGCAGGTGCCCAGCTGCATTTACCTCCTTATGGATGCGTCCAAGCCCGGCGCGATCGGCTGCAGATCCTGTGGTCATGGAGGAGATGCAGATGAAACCCTGCGTGGGGGAACAAGTCAGATTCATTTCTGCAGGAATATCAGCTAATAAAATGTTGtcctatgattgtgatgatcaCCTCTCAGTTCACTTAATGTCCATTCTGAACCGTGTTTCTCTGGGTTCGGGGACTAGTTCTAACTGAAACCTCAGCAATTCCCGGTAAAAACCATAGTCTTATCCCATGAGCCATTTGGACGGTAAATGTCTTGTTCTGTTGCTTCCCCAGACTAATTTCTTTTCCTGAGGGCCCCGCCCTTAGTGAGAAGAAGACAGGAAGTAATTACTCACAATGCCAAGAGTTAGAAGATATATCAACTTGAAGGTGCTATAATCATAAACAGATCTCAAGAGCTCGAAGAATCTCAACAGAAGAGAGTTTACTGACGTGATGATCTGTTCGGTTTGGATGTTGACAAAGATAAGAGGAATTCCTGAGGACACTGATGCAGAGAACCAGGCCATGGACCGGGTTGTAGTGGCCTCGACGGCGTGTTCGCCTGGCAAAAGCATAAACAGAATGGAGTTAACTACTGGAGACCATTGGTCAGGCAAGTAGGTCCCGACTTTCGCCTTCAGTCATATctcattcctttcttcttgAATCCTGCCGTGTCCACGTTCACCCCCCGCCTGCTCATTTATGCATTGTCAGATGGAAAGTCCTCATCTTTTCTCTTTGCACGATATACACCCATGCTCGTCCAAACGAATGGTCTATGAGGTAGTATATATATCTACTAGCCATGATCCTAGCAGGCACTGCCCACATCTTTCGTGATGTCTACTAAACCCTTGGCATGGAGTGAAGGTagatttagggaaaaaaaaaaaacagagaaggcAATGTTACCTTGCAATTCAGCACACTGTTCCAGGTTTAAATCCCCTAAAACCACCACGTCTATCGTCCGTAGCTGCTTGGAATGTGAACTTCCTCTGGAGCATTGAGCCCTTAAGAGGCACGATGCGCGCCCAGACCTTAATCACGTGGTCGCCCCTCCTCACCTTCACCCACAGAGTCTCAGCTTGCTGGCTAATTTTGCCGAGCTGCAAGTTGAATTCGGACCGGGCCTTGGTTGGCACGAAATTGTCCGCGTCATCCTCAGCAAACCCTTCAGTGATGCCCCCAGGCAGCGGCATGCTCGTCCCAGTCCTCCGGCACCTCCTGCTTTTCATgcacaaaattaatttaatttgaaggtATGATgagcaaaaacaaaacaatcatAAATTGGCGAAGGGAAAGCCAAAATAGTCCGAATCAATTTGACCTGTTAAGTTTCTTcctagaaagaaagagaaagaaagagcaagaaaaccAAGTCATGCAACGAAATTAAGTATGTTACATACTCAGATCACTTGCCCCACTGCATTCAGAGAACGTGGCAAAGAATTCTCGTGAAAGTTTCGATTCTTCCTCTCACAACCGATATAGAAAAATTGTTGCTACataatctttttatttgttcattcaaTCTTTAACTTTGTATTTTGTGAAAGCGAATCTTAAGTTGTTTGAAAATCCTTGCCCTAAATCAGTAAATTGCCCTCATTCACAAAGCGTCTACTTCAATGAGTCTACGTTCTAGGATCCTCTACTTTGTTCTTACGCTTATTGGGGGCGATTCTAGGGTCCCATATGAGACAAAGGACCTCCATCCCGTGTGTAAAAGTGACTCGCTATAGCCAGTTATTTATAGTTTACTTTGGTTGTAGACAATTTTGAGAATTCAAAAGGGAATTTATTAACTGtaagataatttttgcatttgcaaATATCTACAAACACAAAGGTAATTTAACGAAGTTGAAACTAATTCTATGAACACAACTTATAATTTACAAACATCATTTGGCATATATTATACAATCAGGTATGTTACCAAGATATGGCTCTGTTAACAATTTACTGAgaaatttgacccaaaaaaaatcaattagaatgAGTATAATTAAGATCATCAAGGACTAGCACTCACTCAATTTACTAATTATACTTACTACTTGAAAGGTGCACTCACTCAATTATTACTAATTAACTCTTCACAATCTGATTGCACTTATGGCTcgtaaaattttattaaaaataggcACATTCTTTTACACTTCGTAAGCTGGGGATGTTTCAACTAGAATTATctagtaatattttaattttctttaattagcCATAATTGGTAGTTCATtattgttagtttttttttccagtaTTGACAGTAAATTCCCTTTATATTTCATAACTCGACAATGGAATTACTAAGTAATTGTCCTACAATGGTGTAATTTTCCTCAACATGTCATAACTTGTAGCTCCTGTCCTTAATAATTATATCTCCAACGATTGTAATTTGCTTGAAATCATTGTGATCTCAATTGTACCATAGCAAATACATTCCTTTTTTGCATAAGTAATTTAGCTATACAGTTCGTAACAAGAATGGTTTGATGGTAACTTACcgtttaaaaattaataattgaccACGATAATTGTAAATCATTCGTAAGTCCATGTAAACGGAGGTTAGTATTGTGCATTTATAGTAGTAAATTACCTCGAGCTATCGTAAACTCAAAGGTCTTTACTGATCATAATTTTTATCGAGAAATCTAAGCAACCTAAAGTTTCTTTCGATTTCCCCATTCTTTGTAAATCTACATAAATAATCCTTCAAGTTCATAATTAATGGATCCTATACGCAAGTAATAGTCCCTTTGATTATCataattttccttaattaatcGTAAAAATTACAATTCCACTAGAACAAACTTCCTTCGTAAATCTACATAAATAATCCTGGTTTTTTTAGTacgatttcttcctctctctcgtcTGCTTGGAGGTTCTTCTGGATTTCGCCCCCCTCCTGGCTTCCGAGTTGGCCTCATTACCAACCTTAGAGCAGTGCTTGGTTTCTTTTGTTGGTAGTGCTTTCTCTTTGCTATTTGTGTTGGCTTAGACTTGCTGGTTATGTGCTGTTGTTtggcctttttctttcccttgcccTTGGCTTAGTTTCCTTTTACCTTTGTCTCCTTTCACTCGCTCTGACTTGTTGTCTTTGCGAGTGCAAGTTTCTGGGACCGAGTTATTGCTGTATAGCTATATATAGCTCTTTTAGTTTAAAGTCAATACATTtcttacctttcaccaaaaaaaaaaaaaaaacttccttaGTTGTCAATAAATTACCGCTTCAACCGATTGTGGCTGACATTTTTGGACTTTAAATGCAATGagtcatatattttttttaaccgCCAAAAActacttcaaataaaacaaccATCCATCATACATCTAAACTCCATCTTACACATAGATCAACACGCATAAAACATTCATTGTTTCCACTAGCATACACACATACATGCATACTCAAATGAATTGTAGCTAGGTTGTCTAATCAACACACTgaacaacacatactatataGCATCTCCTCTTGCATGGCCTTAGGGCTCAAGACACTTCTTCTGGGACAATCACATTTGTAGCGATGTACAGCCACCAAGGTATATGATCCTCCGGCTTCCGTTTTGTCAAGGCTTGCGGACGAATTTCAGGACTTTACGTACCAACTTCACTATTAAGCGAACAACATGgtacaagaaaataagagcCATCAATCCAAACCATGCCCACACCGCACGTACAATTATCTTAGATGTAATTCGGAGTTCCTTATCCGGTGTGAAGACCCATATGGAGATGACATAAGTGACCGCCATGGAGGTTATCGCAACCCACATAGTTAGCATTACAATCCACGTGGTGATCCGAAGCCGCTTTAGAGGAAGACCACTAATGAGAACCAGAATGATGCTAAGTGATGCAACGAAGCTTATCGTGTTACATGTTATGAAAATCTCGTATTCAGCTGGGTACCCTTTTGCCATTATGGACTCGCCCGCCTTATGTTTGTCGTTATCTTCTTGCCAAAGGCCACCAGGCGGGGTAATACTGGTTTGGAATGCCATGGTAGCTAGTAATATCGCCACCACCATTAGTGTCTTATGCATATTGTGTTGccactttctttttgtttcccttttgtCCTCTTTTACCACAGGTGGATGGAAGGAGGTGGCCATGTTATTGGCGTAGCCTGTTCGTCTGGATGGGTCGAGATTCCCTGAAGTTTGAGGAACAGAATCCATAATCTCTATGGCTATTTCCATGTTCTGACCCTCTGTGCTAATAGGCCTTGTGCTGTGAAACCTCTGAAGTTTGTAATGTTTGGGTCTACACCTTTATTAGTTAGGAACACCATAGTCTGCAGAAGAGCAACACCAGAATGTACCAATTGGGGTCAGATTTGAACTAGACAAGCTCGCGTTATATACTTTTGAGGATTAACTTCGCTACTAGTGTTAGGAACACCATAGTCTGCAGAAGAGCAACACCAGAATGTACCAATTGGGGTTAGATTTGAACTAGACAAGCTCGCGTTATATACTTTTGAGGATTAACTTCGCTACTAGTGTTTGTGACTATTATACGATGCCTTCAAAATGGAAATTCATCCCTTGTTGAATCTCTTTAgatatctctaattttttttttttggatgatccGGGAATCGTTGTATAGCTAGCAGCTGGCGGCGTAAACCTAGGGCGACCCGCAATGACCCACTTCCCATGGGCCGCAGGTGAGTCACGCAATGGGGGCGAGAAGTTTCGAACCTCTTCCCTGCCGATTGAGGGGTGAGGTGCGAACCATCTTGTCTACCGTGGGGTTGGTTGATATCTCTAgttttttgttcattctaaTCTAGATAAAATTAGGATGGTGATAGAGCGAAATGTAAAGTTGTAGTTAATTATGTATACGAGTTACTTCTTTCCCAAATATCATGACCTGCAATGATTTATGAATGGATACCTTTTAGCTTCTAAAAATTTCTAGGACACTCAAATATtctagaaaggaaaataacacaaatagtCACTTAACTTTGGCTCATTGTGTAATATCATCCttcaacttttaattaatttaatgtgGCCCTTGAAGTATtcttaaatattcaatttaatctcaaaacttttaatttattcaatcaagtctctcaattttctattaaaaaaagtcagaaGTTTTCTTAATTACACTATTGCTTggattttaggaaaaaaaatcatttcaatttattttataaatcaacaaaaaatatgactgtcttatttattactttttaaaaaaaactttttgacctttataaatattatgattGCCTTATTTAAAGCTATTTTAACTTATAATATCTATAGTAGCAAAAGTAGAACATCATTTATAGCTTTATTTAAACCTATTTaggaaattgattgaaatgaaaagatattctaAAATATGAGTAATAGTGCGATTATAATAAATTACATATAGTACCAAAAGACTTATTTTACTTTGTTAGGGAAAGTTGAAAGAGTAGATAGAACAAATTAAGAGTTTAGGGATTAGATTTAACATTTATAAATAGTTCaagaactatattgaataaattaaaaaccaaaaacaacCTTGCATATTGAGCCAAAGTTCATAGATTATTTCTATCGTTTTTCAATCCCATATTCGCCTTTTTTGTTGATGAGATCACTGagtttgattaataaaaaggcTTGATTATATGAACATACCTTAGTTTGTCTATCTGCAGCAGCCAAATGCAAAATCGTGTTGCCATATTCGTCCCTCAAGTTGATGAACTGATCATCGCCCAAGATATCCATCAAAAGTTTCAAAGCTTCTAGTTTGTTATGCTTCACACACAAATGCAAGATCGTTTGGCCATGTTCAATGACATTATGAGCTGCAATAGGTCTCGCTTGAACCAAGAGTTCCAACACATCCACATGCCCTTTCATGGCCGCGACATGAAGAGGGTTTCTTCCGTATTTGTCACGGATGAAACATATTTCAGGGCCAACTCTTAATAAACTTGCCACTATGTTAAGGTACCCTTTTGCTGCTGCGAGATGAAGAGGCGTCAAACTTTGAGAATCTTGCTCTCTTACCAGCTTGGGCTTTTGAGCTAGAACCTCTTCCACAAATTCCAAATGTCCGAGCATAGCTGCAATGTGCAGAGGAGTCTCAATGTGATTCCCAATCATGATTCGGTCGAGAAGCAACTTATCTTTTTTGAGCAACTCAAGCAAAGAAGGCACGTCTCCTTTCATGGCGACTTCGTAGAGCTCGGACTCCATGTTTGGATCTCTAAAAAGAGAGTTTCTAAATACTCACTCTCCATTGGAAGACTTTATATTGTCACAACCAAGTCAACCTCCGCGTTAGTTTTGACGAAGACCAAAAAACGAAAGGTAGGTATCTCTTATCTGCAAGTCTCTGGCTCAAGTCTCGCATGTCTCAATACGTCAGGTGACGTTTATTCTTGGAGCTTTGTTGTGGTTAGAGATTCCCCTGTCGATTTTCTAGCGAGTCTCGTCTCCAATTGATCCGATCAAGTTCGCACATGTAACATGTCCCAATTGAGCCATGACATCcatccctt
This genomic stretch from Eucalyptus grandis isolate ANBG69807.140 chromosome 3, ASM1654582v1, whole genome shotgun sequence harbors:
- the LOC108958160 gene encoding uncharacterized protein LOC108958160 codes for the protein MPLPGGITEGFAEDDADNFVPTKARSEFNLQLGKISQQAETLWVKVRRGDHVIKVWARIVPLKGSMLQRKFTFQAATDDRRGGEHAVEATTTRSMAWFSASVSSGIPLIFVNIQTEQIITSVNSLLLRFFELLRSVYDYSTFKLIYLLTLGIGFICISSMTTGSAADRAGLGRIHKEVNAAGHLLVVSRLEGKSQMPSNACSEGLIPCCEHGDIREVLTATTDAMDRIKIHIMGWPNQTQLIHSSNGRSGSPSS